In the Methylomonas rhizoryzae genome, one interval contains:
- the dusB gene encoding tRNA dihydrouridine synthase DusB yields MQIGPYSLPNRVMLAPMAGITDNPFRRLCAEFGAGLTVSEMVTSHTQLQNHPRTLRKTVIDGEVGLRSVQILGTEPSQLAKAARLNQERGAQIIDINMGCPAKKVCAIAAGSALLKDEDLVERILSAVVGAVQIPVTLKIRTGWDKNQKNALKIAQIAQNCGVMALTIHGRTRACKFEGHAEYDTIKAVKQSVGIPVIANGDIDSPEKAERVLNYTGADAVMIGRAAQGRPWIFREIDAQLNQQNPFVISMSEIKTVIDRHLLDLYRFYGNSSGVRIARKHISWYLNQIGNVPPAIKRCINQAETPSLQLAQVDTAFKYIIPRVV; encoded by the coding sequence ATGCAAATCGGCCCATACTCCTTACCGAACCGCGTGATGCTGGCGCCGATGGCCGGCATCACCGACAATCCGTTCCGCCGCCTATGTGCTGAATTCGGCGCCGGATTGACAGTGTCGGAAATGGTGACGTCCCACACTCAATTGCAAAATCACCCCCGCACCTTACGCAAAACGGTTATCGACGGCGAGGTCGGTTTACGCTCTGTTCAGATACTCGGCACCGAACCGTCCCAGTTGGCCAAAGCCGCTCGTTTGAACCAGGAGCGCGGCGCTCAAATCATCGACATCAACATGGGCTGTCCGGCCAAGAAAGTGTGTGCGATCGCTGCCGGTTCGGCCTTGTTAAAGGACGAAGACTTAGTCGAGCGCATTTTGTCGGCGGTAGTTGGAGCCGTGCAAATCCCGGTTACCCTGAAAATCCGCACCGGTTGGGACAAAAACCAAAAAAATGCGTTAAAAATAGCCCAAATCGCACAGAATTGCGGAGTAATGGCCTTAACCATCCACGGCAGAACCCGGGCCTGTAAATTCGAAGGGCACGCCGAATACGATACGATCAAAGCTGTGAAACAAAGCGTCGGCATTCCGGTCATTGCCAACGGCGACATCGACAGCCCGGAAAAAGCGGAACGTGTGTTAAATTACACAGGGGCCGACGCCGTGATGATAGGCCGGGCTGCGCAAGGCAGGCCTTGGATATTTCGCGAAATCGATGCGCAGCTCAACCAGCAAAATCCTTTCGTCATTTCGATGAGCGAAATCAAAACCGTCATCGACCGTCATTTACTCGATTTATATCGTTTTTACGGTAACTCCAGTGGTGTTAGAATCGCTAGGAAACACATTAGCTGGTATTTAAATCAGATCGGTAACGTGCCGCCGGCCATTAAACGGTGCATCAACCAAGCCGAAACCCCTTCACTACAGCTAGCCCAAGTCGATACAGCGTTTAAATACATCATCCCCCGAGTCGTTTAA
- the fis gene encoding DNA-binding transcriptional regulator Fis: MEDQSTPLKSAASQTLSDHVRQCVEDYFSHLNGHDSSGLYQLVLAEVERPLLETAMKHADFNQSKAAKVLGLSRSTLRKKLDQYGIG; this comes from the coding sequence ATGGAAGATCAATCTACCCCCCTTAAAAGCGCTGCTAGTCAAACGCTATCCGATCATGTACGCCAATGCGTCGAAGATTATTTTAGCCATCTCAACGGACATGACTCTAGCGGGCTTTACCAGCTGGTATTGGCGGAAGTGGAAAGGCCCTTACTCGAAACGGCGATGAAGCACGCCGACTTCAACCAAAGCAAAGCCGCCAAGGTATTAGGTCTAAGCCGCAGCACCTTACGAAAAAAACTGGATCAATACGGCATTGGTTAA
- the purH gene encoding bifunctional phosphoribosylaminoimidazolecarboxamide formyltransferase/IMP cyclohydrolase — protein sequence MNKKVTRALVSVSDKNGVLDFCRGLHQMGVELLSTGGTAKLLAEHQIPVTEVSDYTGFPEMMDGRVKTLHPKVHGGILGRRGIDDDVMAANGISPIDMVVVNLYPFEQTTADPNCDLATAIENIDIGGPSMLRGAAKNHTDVAVVVDPADYPAILEQLKSHAGNLSLQTRFELAVKSFEHTARYDTMISAYLAKQISADDFPQTLNLQFYKLQAMRYGENPHQNAAFYREKSPAAGTIACAKQLQGKELSYNNIADADAALECVKAFDEQAACVIVKHANPCGVAIGNDILQAYDLAYATDPTSAFGGIIAFNRELDEKTATEIVQRQFVEVIIAPSVSDGAKSALSKKSNVRVLETGVWSTIKATGLEFKRVGGGLLVQQTDAGCIDKNDVKIVSKRAPTPQEMADLMFVWKVAKFVKSNAIVYGKEGRTIGIGAGQMSRVYSAKIAGIKAADEGLSVPGSVMASDAYFPFRDGIDAAAAAGITAVIHPGGSIRDAEVIAAADEHNIAMVLTGMRHFKH from the coding sequence ATGAACAAAAAAGTAACCCGCGCACTGGTCAGTGTGTCGGATAAAAACGGCGTTTTAGACTTTTGCCGTGGCCTGCACCAGATGGGCGTCGAATTGTTATCGACCGGCGGTACCGCAAAATTGCTCGCGGAACACCAAATTCCGGTTACCGAAGTGTCGGATTACACCGGTTTTCCGGAAATGATGGATGGACGCGTTAAAACCCTGCACCCCAAAGTTCATGGCGGCATTTTGGGCCGAAGGGGGATAGACGATGACGTCATGGCCGCCAACGGCATAAGCCCCATCGACATGGTAGTGGTTAATCTGTATCCCTTTGAGCAGACCACGGCCGATCCAAATTGCGACCTGGCGACGGCTATCGAAAACATCGATATCGGCGGTCCGAGCATGTTGCGCGGCGCAGCCAAAAACCATACAGATGTGGCCGTAGTAGTAGACCCGGCCGATTATCCTGCAATTTTGGAGCAGCTAAAAAGCCATGCGGGCAACTTGAGCTTGCAAACCCGCTTTGAACTGGCCGTCAAGAGTTTCGAACACACCGCCCGCTACGACACGATGATTTCCGCGTATTTAGCGAAACAAATCAGCGCAGACGACTTTCCGCAAACCTTGAATCTGCAGTTTTACAAATTGCAAGCCATGCGTTACGGCGAAAATCCGCATCAAAACGCCGCCTTTTACAGAGAGAAATCCCCCGCCGCCGGCACCATCGCCTGCGCCAAGCAACTGCAAGGCAAAGAACTTTCTTACAACAATATTGCGGACGCGGACGCGGCATTGGAGTGCGTTAAAGCATTCGACGAACAAGCCGCGTGCGTAATCGTCAAGCACGCCAATCCGTGCGGAGTCGCAATCGGAAACGACATTTTGCAAGCATACGATCTGGCGTACGCGACCGATCCGACCTCCGCCTTCGGCGGAATCATCGCCTTCAACCGCGAGTTGGACGAAAAAACCGCGACAGAGATTGTGCAACGCCAATTCGTTGAGGTGATCATTGCCCCCTCGGTTAGCGACGGCGCTAAATCAGCGTTGAGTAAAAAATCCAATGTCCGTGTATTGGAAACCGGTGTCTGGAGCACAATAAAAGCCACCGGCTTAGAATTCAAACGCGTCGGTGGCGGCCTACTGGTGCAGCAAACCGACGCCGGTTGCATCGACAAAAATGACGTCAAAATCGTCAGTAAACGCGCCCCGACTCCGCAAGAAATGGCCGACTTGATGTTCGTCTGGAAAGTTGCGAAGTTCGTTAAATCGAACGCCATCGTTTACGGTAAAGAAGGCAGAACGATAGGCATAGGCGCCGGCCAGATGAGCCGGGTATACTCCGCCAAAATCGCCGGCATCAAAGCCGCCGACGAAGGCTTGTCGGTACCGGGATCGGTGATGGCTTCCGACGCCTATTTTCCGTTTCGAGACGGCATAGATGCTGCCGCAGCGGCAGGAATCACCGCCGTCATTCATCCCGGCGGGTCGATCCGTGACGCGGAAGTCATCGCTGCCGCCGACGAACATAATATTGCCATGGTGTTGACCGGCATGCGGCATTTTAAGCACTAA
- a CDS encoding M20 aminoacylase family protein — translation MRNMPEQDRFDDLAADFSVVPEIRDSISEFIALRRDLHATPELCFQEFKTSELVSRLLSQWGIQTHCGLGGTGVVGVLRSGQSKNAIGLRADMDALPIQEQNTFPHASKVTGKMHACGHDGHTAMLLAAAKHLSDSGCFDGTVYFIFQPAEEGGGGAAAMIKDGLFEKFPMQAVYGMHNWPGIAVGRFAISPGPVMAAFDTFRIVIIGKGCHAALPHMGLDPVPVAAQLVLGLQTILTRSANPLDVGVLSITTMHVGETTNVISDNCELTGTIRTFSADLMDLIQQRMREISSHICQAYGMTCNIEFFKGYPPTVNHAEQVEISKNVMAGLVGEDNVLVQLPVMGAEDFAYMLQLLPGSYCFIGNGQGDHRLNGHGGGPCMLHNPSYDFNDEILALGASYWVKLVETCLPCLG, via the coding sequence ATGAGAAATATGCCGGAGCAAGATAGGTTTGATGACTTAGCTGCCGATTTCAGCGTTGTGCCGGAAATTCGGGATTCGATTTCAGAGTTTATCGCGTTGCGGCGCGATTTGCATGCAACCCCGGAGCTATGTTTTCAAGAATTTAAGACATCCGAATTGGTGTCGCGACTGTTGTCGCAATGGGGGATACAAACTCATTGCGGATTAGGAGGCACAGGCGTGGTAGGTGTACTTCGAAGCGGGCAGTCGAAAAACGCAATAGGCTTGCGTGCGGATATGGACGCGTTGCCTATCCAAGAACAAAATACTTTCCCGCACGCTTCTAAAGTAACCGGCAAAATGCACGCGTGCGGTCACGACGGGCATACGGCGATGCTATTGGCTGCAGCTAAACATTTATCGGATAGTGGATGTTTCGATGGAACGGTTTATTTCATTTTCCAGCCTGCTGAAGAGGGCGGCGGCGGTGCCGCGGCGATGATAAAGGATGGATTGTTCGAAAAGTTTCCGATGCAGGCCGTTTATGGCATGCATAATTGGCCAGGCATTGCAGTCGGTCGGTTCGCAATCAGCCCGGGTCCAGTGATGGCTGCATTCGATACGTTTCGCATCGTGATTATTGGCAAGGGATGTCACGCCGCGCTACCTCATATGGGATTGGACCCGGTACCGGTAGCCGCTCAGCTAGTGTTAGGCTTGCAGACAATATTGACGCGCTCGGCGAATCCTTTAGACGTGGGGGTATTGTCGATCACTACAATGCATGTCGGCGAGACAACCAACGTAATTTCCGACAACTGCGAGTTAACCGGTACGATACGCACGTTTTCTGCTGATTTGATGGACCTGATTCAACAGCGTATGCGCGAAATTTCTAGCCACATTTGTCAGGCCTATGGCATGACCTGCAATATCGAGTTTTTCAAAGGTTATCCGCCCACAGTCAACCACGCGGAGCAAGTCGAAATATCGAAAAACGTGATGGCGGGTCTGGTAGGGGAGGATAATGTTCTGGTCCAGCTTCCGGTCATGGGGGCGGAAGATTTTGCGTATATGCTGCAACTGTTGCCCGGAAGTTACTGCTTTATCGGCAACGGCCAAGGTGATCATCGGCTAAACGGCCACGGTGGCGGACCCTGTATGCTGCATAACCCCAGTTATGATTTTAACGATGAGATATTGGCGTTAGGCGCGAGTTATTGGGTGAAATTGGTAGAAACGTGTTTACCTTGCCTAGGGTGA
- the csrA gene encoding carbon storage regulator CsrA: MLILTRRVGETLMIGDDVTVTVLGVKGNQVRIGVNAPKDVSVHREEIYERIKKEQSESKPSDI, encoded by the coding sequence ATGCTTATCTTGACTCGTAGAGTGGGGGAGACATTGATGATAGGCGATGACGTTACTGTCACGGTCCTCGGAGTAAAAGGCAATCAGGTTAGAATTGGCGTTAACGCTCCGAAAGATGTTTCCGTTCACAGGGAAGAAATATACGAACGAATCAAGAAAGAGCAATCCGAATCCAAACCATCCGATATATAA